The following proteins are co-located in the Paludibaculum fermentans genome:
- a CDS encoding InlB B-repeat-containing protein — translation MRSKNRSTFAFGVFGRAAVWGVFLLCGSVLPLAAQNGPLTCSASTSTTRPIRASEIAALVGEIEITCTGGTPTAAGNPVPTVDVQVYFNTDYTGRILGTFTETLLLIDRPAPASQVACTSNPNQCGWTGGTKGPNVFPSQSPALNAVAFYGIPLDPPGNGGTRRFTIRNVRLDVSAIAVPTPPAGVPITASVSMTTVSVQNPNLVVGTATAAVTVQVMDATSSAPVDGTTGAGLPTCTGGTQQRIANLRVTPIGPSLLARTIAPFTATDVSSTPAAQNLVNTVYSSDSDFYNPNFPATGNMNMAGLAQYGTRIQATLSQLPTGVTVWVGTVPVTYSQGNPVANGAGQPRARLVTTDRWTFAPQPATTIIDGIPVTALTVTNGNATAVWEIQFAGNTPASVDFPVWISYLANTSALNPAQVRIQLAPVSADRTSSDDAPIPRFVDDATTQPLFSLQPTCTNGSITVAPSITGNGVRFSVDGYVYTTAQKFNWSAGSTHVLSVSSPTAGANTRVIALGWSDAGALTHTISAPGVPTTYTALFKTQHKLTATATPAQFGGVSANPASPDGFYDANTNVQVTATANSGYKFLGFKGSLTGATNPQTLQITAPATVTAEFAVIAPLTSTISVTPSTGTGSSPTFQAVYQGALGYQSLKWVQMLVATATDGGGQPYCLMHYDVKGQAFWLYSDTYGFFAGPIPAGTHSADLAGTDCALSTLQSTVSGNGLTLQLNLRTEFKIAGSRNIYLRAYDDAGTDTGWVQRGTWTQQASPTQQFGVTQATPTGSSQTFTLDYVDPAGFTGISKGWYQFLIAADSTGGGLPFCYVHYDRAGNGFWVYSGDVGFFVGPVAPGAASNLLTSSACSLDVANATATQLADRLQEKVPVVLKAPMSGTKKMFMRSQDVLGRDSGWVQVGTYQVP, via the coding sequence GTGCGTTCCAAAAATCGTTCCACATTTGCCTTCGGAGTCTTCGGACGGGCGGCCGTCTGGGGTGTGTTTTTATTGTGCGGCAGCGTGCTGCCATTGGCGGCGCAAAACGGGCCGCTGACGTGCTCAGCCAGCACTTCCACAACACGGCCGATCCGGGCCAGCGAGATTGCGGCGCTGGTGGGAGAGATCGAGATCACCTGTACGGGCGGTACACCGACAGCGGCGGGGAATCCGGTGCCGACCGTCGACGTGCAGGTGTACTTCAATACGGACTACACGGGGCGGATTCTTGGCACGTTTACGGAGACGCTGCTGCTGATCGACCGGCCGGCTCCGGCGAGCCAGGTGGCTTGCACGTCGAACCCCAATCAGTGCGGCTGGACCGGCGGCACCAAGGGTCCCAACGTCTTCCCTTCGCAATCCCCGGCGCTGAATGCGGTCGCGTTCTACGGCATTCCGCTGGATCCGCCGGGCAATGGCGGGACGCGGCGCTTCACGATCCGCAACGTGCGCTTGGATGTTTCGGCGATTGCCGTACCCACTCCGCCGGCGGGCGTGCCGATTACGGCTAGCGTGAGCATGACCACCGTGTCGGTGCAGAATCCGAACCTGGTGGTGGGCACAGCCACAGCGGCGGTGACGGTGCAGGTGATGGATGCGACGAGTTCGGCTCCTGTGGACGGCACGACGGGCGCCGGGCTGCCGACCTGCACGGGCGGCACGCAGCAGCGCATTGCGAACCTGCGGGTGACGCCCATCGGTCCCTCGCTGCTGGCGCGGACGATCGCCCCCTTCACGGCGACGGATGTCTCGTCGACTCCGGCGGCGCAGAACCTGGTGAATACGGTGTACAGCTCGGATTCGGATTTCTACAACCCGAACTTTCCGGCCACCGGCAATATGAATATGGCGGGCCTGGCGCAGTATGGGACCCGGATCCAGGCGACGCTCAGCCAGCTGCCTACGGGCGTGACCGTGTGGGTTGGCACCGTGCCGGTGACCTATTCGCAGGGCAACCCGGTGGCCAACGGGGCGGGGCAGCCCCGGGCGCGGCTGGTGACGACGGACCGGTGGACCTTCGCGCCCCAGCCGGCGACGACGATCATCGACGGGATTCCGGTGACGGCCCTGACCGTCACGAACGGCAACGCGACCGCGGTGTGGGAGATCCAATTCGCGGGCAATACTCCGGCGAGCGTGGACTTCCCGGTGTGGATTTCGTACCTGGCGAATACTTCGGCGCTGAACCCGGCGCAGGTGAGGATCCAACTGGCGCCGGTGTCGGCGGACAGGACGTCGAGCGACGATGCGCCGATTCCGCGTTTTGTGGACGACGCCACCACGCAGCCGCTGTTCAGCCTGCAGCCGACGTGCACGAATGGCTCGATTACGGTTGCGCCGTCGATCACCGGCAACGGAGTGCGCTTCAGCGTGGACGGGTATGTCTACACGACCGCGCAGAAGTTCAACTGGAGCGCGGGCAGTACGCACGTGCTAAGCGTCAGTTCCCCGACGGCGGGCGCCAACACGAGGGTGATCGCACTGGGCTGGAGCGATGCGGGCGCGCTGACGCATACGATCAGTGCTCCGGGAGTGCCCACTACTTATACCGCGTTGTTCAAGACACAGCACAAGCTGACGGCGACGGCCACTCCGGCGCAGTTTGGCGGCGTGTCGGCGAATCCGGCGTCTCCGGACGGATTCTATGACGCGAACACCAACGTCCAGGTGACGGCCACGGCCAACTCGGGCTACAAGTTCCTGGGGTTCAAGGGAAGCCTGACGGGCGCCACGAATCCGCAGACGCTACAGATCACGGCGCCAGCGACGGTGACCGCGGAGTTTGCGGTGATTGCTCCGCTGACGTCCACCATCAGCGTGACTCCTTCCACGGGCACGGGCTCGAGCCCGACGTTCCAGGCTGTCTACCAGGGCGCGCTGGGCTACCAGTCGCTGAAATGGGTCCAGATGCTGGTGGCCACGGCGACGGACGGCGGCGGCCAACCTTACTGCCTGATGCATTACGACGTAAAGGGCCAGGCGTTCTGGCTGTATTCCGACACCTACGGGTTCTTCGCGGGTCCGATTCCGGCGGGGACACACTCGGCTGACCTGGCGGGTACGGACTGCGCGTTGAGCACGCTGCAATCCACAGTGTCGGGCAACGGGCTGACGCTGCAGTTAAACCTGCGCACGGAGTTCAAGATTGCCGGCAGCCGGAACATCTACCTGCGCGCGTATGACGACGCGGGGACGGACACCGGGTGGGTGCAGCGGGGTACGTGGACGCAGCAGGCTTCGCCCACGCAGCAGTTTGGGGTGACGCAGGCGACGCCGACGGGCTCGTCCCAGACGTTCACGCTGGACTATGTGGATCCGGCCGGCTTCACCGGGATCTCGAAGGGTTGGTATCAGTTCCTGATCGCGGCGGACAGTACGGGCGGCGGGCTGCCGTTCTGCTATGTGCACTATGACCGGGCGGGCAACGGGTTCTGGGTGTATTCGGGCGACGTCGGGTTCTTCGTCGGGCCGGTGGCGCCGGGCGCGGCGTCGAACCTGCTGACCAGTTCGGCCTGCTCGCTGGATGTGGCCAATGCCACGGCTACGCAGTTGGCGGACCGGCTGCAGGAGAAGGTTCCGGTGGTGTTGAAGGCGCCGATGAGTGGCACGAAGAAGATGTTCATGCGGTCGCAGGATGTGTTGGGCCGCGACTCCGGGTGGGTGCAGGTGGGGACTTACCAGGTTCCCTAA
- a CDS encoding InlB B-repeat-containing protein, with protein sequence MRTSGAVAEALLLVDDPAPQNQQACPGDPVSCGWTGGAKGANVFQGKVLGRSAIAFQGIPLDPPGDGKSRTFRMTNLRVDASGLNLQVLSGGQVQASVTMTPSSGSSSTLLAGQTQRPMETTVLEATGQIPLDPRQGLWIQNCSSLSQRALAALQFTASLGATFRTRTSAAFVDTETSAPPAAQNVPGHLYGSESLFFAPAYPAVNRLNVAGLADSGTRLRAVFSDLPAGVTIYVSTVPVTYTNGVPAVNGAGQFQARLVASENGAFAPMPPTTTIGGIPAAALVVNQGTSVAAWEVLATSGLAGETAQFAVWLSFAANNTSTGVGTVRLQLGPVSNVRSADDVAAIPRFSDDGTAVPLFNVAPTCAGGPYVVMPLPPVFMSVEVDGIRYNNNAYFNWQPGSTHTLKGILPTQSSDWTRRQWIQWSDGGAMTHTITVPATPTTYIAEVKTAYRLDLAAVPAGGGKIQTSPTSPDGFYPSAWNVPVQLQAVANPGYTFAGFTGDLSGTQNPQPLDTMSAHKVTAVFARNGKTPVIPSLTPVYSGGPWTVLKASFQAAQGYQSISSAQVLSAAAPDGGGAPFCFIHYDAVGGAFWLYSDVYGFFMGPVKPGVASSELQGSACALNTAQSSIQASGQTLELSLAVTSKLAAERNVYLRAMETDSSDTGWVWQGRWSQQAPLEAGLSVYPNFGVNSMENFALYIYGAISLGEFDKGWAQFLVAADSTGGGQPFCFVHYDKAGGHLWMYSSDVGFFLGPATPGAPSSLLDSSACQVEPVGAWVQKESSALRLGLPITMKATMSGPKKLYMRTMDAMGIDSGWRQVGTYLVP encoded by the coding sequence GTGCGGACGTCGGGCGCTGTCGCGGAGGCGCTGCTACTGGTGGACGATCCGGCTCCCCAGAACCAGCAGGCCTGTCCGGGCGATCCGGTTTCGTGCGGCTGGACCGGGGGCGCGAAGGGCGCGAATGTGTTCCAGGGGAAAGTACTGGGGCGGAGTGCGATTGCGTTCCAAGGGATCCCGTTGGATCCGCCGGGCGACGGGAAGTCGCGCACCTTCCGGATGACGAATTTGCGGGTGGACGCGTCGGGGCTGAACCTGCAGGTGCTCTCGGGCGGGCAGGTACAGGCATCGGTGACGATGACTCCGTCCAGCGGCTCCTCGAGCACCCTTCTGGCGGGTCAAACGCAGCGCCCGATGGAGACAACGGTACTGGAAGCGACTGGACAAATTCCGCTGGACCCTAGGCAGGGTCTCTGGATCCAGAACTGCAGCAGCCTGTCACAGAGGGCGTTGGCGGCGCTGCAGTTCACGGCTAGCCTGGGCGCTACCTTCCGAACCAGGACGAGTGCGGCTTTTGTGGATACAGAGACTTCCGCGCCGCCGGCAGCACAGAATGTCCCGGGACACCTGTACGGGTCGGAATCCTTGTTTTTTGCCCCCGCGTACCCGGCGGTGAACAGGCTGAATGTAGCGGGGCTGGCGGATTCCGGCACTCGATTGAGGGCGGTCTTTTCTGATCTGCCGGCCGGCGTCACGATTTACGTTTCGACCGTGCCGGTGACCTATACGAACGGGGTTCCAGCGGTGAACGGAGCCGGGCAATTCCAGGCGCGGCTGGTGGCCTCGGAGAACGGGGCGTTTGCGCCGATGCCGCCCACGACGACCATTGGCGGGATTCCGGCCGCCGCGCTGGTTGTGAACCAGGGCACCTCCGTAGCGGCCTGGGAGGTGCTGGCGACGAGCGGATTGGCGGGGGAGACGGCTCAATTCGCGGTGTGGCTTTCCTTCGCGGCGAACAACACTTCAACCGGCGTGGGGACGGTGCGACTGCAACTGGGGCCTGTATCCAATGTGCGGTCGGCGGATGATGTGGCGGCCATTCCGCGGTTCTCGGACGATGGGACGGCGGTTCCCTTGTTCAATGTCGCGCCGACGTGCGCGGGCGGGCCGTATGTGGTCATGCCGTTGCCACCCGTATTCATGTCCGTCGAGGTGGACGGGATCCGCTACAACAACAATGCATATTTCAACTGGCAACCGGGCAGCACGCATACGTTGAAGGGGATTCTTCCCACGCAGTCGTCGGACTGGACGAGGCGCCAGTGGATCCAGTGGAGCGACGGAGGAGCGATGACGCACACGATTACTGTGCCCGCCACGCCCACCACTTACATTGCTGAGGTCAAGACAGCTTACCGGCTGGATCTTGCAGCCGTCCCTGCCGGCGGGGGCAAGATTCAGACCAGCCCAACTTCCCCTGACGGGTTTTACCCATCTGCCTGGAACGTCCCGGTCCAGTTGCAGGCGGTAGCGAATCCGGGCTATACCTTTGCCGGCTTCACGGGCGACCTGAGTGGAACGCAGAATCCGCAACCGTTGGATACGATGTCGGCGCACAAGGTGACGGCGGTGTTTGCCAGGAACGGAAAGACACCGGTCATCCCCAGCCTGACTCCCGTCTATTCGGGTGGGCCCTGGACAGTGCTGAAGGCATCCTTCCAGGCGGCACAGGGTTACCAGTCGATCAGTAGCGCGCAGGTATTGTCGGCGGCCGCACCGGATGGCGGTGGCGCGCCATTCTGCTTTATTCACTACGACGCGGTGGGCGGCGCTTTCTGGCTTTACTCCGATGTGTACGGGTTCTTTATGGGACCCGTGAAGCCGGGCGTGGCTTCCAGCGAGTTGCAGGGGTCGGCTTGCGCGCTGAACACGGCGCAGTCCAGCATCCAGGCGAGCGGGCAAACGTTGGAACTGAGTCTAGCCGTCACCTCCAAGCTCGCGGCCGAGCGAAATGTGTACCTGCGCGCCATGGAGACCGATTCCTCCGACACCGGTTGGGTGTGGCAGGGCCGGTGGAGCCAGCAGGCACCGCTTGAGGCCGGGCTCAGCGTGTACCCGAATTTCGGGGTGAATTCCATGGAGAACTTTGCGCTCTACATCTATGGGGCGATCAGCCTGGGCGAGTTCGACAAGGGTTGGGCCCAGTTCCTGGTGGCTGCGGACAGTACGGGCGGCGGGCAGCCGTTCTGCTTCGTCCACTACGACAAAGCGGGCGGGCATCTGTGGATGTACTCCTCGGACGTGGGGTTCTTCCTGGGTCCGGCGACTCCGGGTGCGCCGTCGAGCCTACTGGACAGTTCGGCGTGCCAGGTGGAACCGGTAGGGGCCTGGGTCCAGAAGGAGAGCTCTGCGTTGAGACTGGGGCTGCCGATCACGATGAAAGCGACCATGAGCGGGCCGAAGAAGTTGTATATGCGGACGATGGATGCGATGGGGATCGACTCAGGCTGGCGGCAGGTGGGGACGTACCTGGTGCCGTAG
- a CDS encoding InlB B-repeat-containing protein, whose product MLLATAATAFGQSTPLQCIANSATTPPLRASEISARLGEIVLNCSGGTPTPPGQAVPTMDFQVYFNANYTGRTAGAFTESLLLIDEPGPLAQVPCTGDPSSCGWTGGSPGVNVFQGKVLAPNAIAFYGVPVDPPGDFKQRVFRFTNLRINASALPVLTAATATITASGLTVKQGAEMIIGYTQTAMRAGVRNAAGDTTVNSPTGIEFPNCTTVTKQRFANLRFSELFGTALQAPNWTYDPVTGAAGTPNRQATIGTLYNTESGFYNPNFPATNNLNKAGLTDSGIRMQANFSGLPAGATIYISTVAVTYTDGVPAPSSGSVEQARLITSATGAFAPVAASETLDGIPVAALPITQGSATAVWEVVKGNPGSIGDFDFPVWVSFPGNSVGLGTASVTMRLGPVSSEAGASDTAWMPRFADSSTTLPLMTTLNMCPATQYLVTTSPAFLPVTVDGQSYTSPKAFPWQPGSTHTISVGAAVPVGVGMRRSFLGWSDGGALTHSITVPPTPTTFTAGFKLQYLLDLTVTPAAGGTVTLTPPSTDHYYDPATSVQITASLNPLYSFAGFSGDVSTSYYDQSVYMSGPKRVTATFVKAGDVSSTVGVSPASGTGSVVEFSATYEGSQGADSLKWVQLLLAAAPDGGGQPFCFVHYDVQGNAFWLYSDVYGFFRGPVSPGSSSTELQGSACAFDRALHPYPIANGPRLTVPMKLFFKTAGPKNVYMRALDMAGVDTGWVQRGTWIQEVLPAPLLNLNASTGGAATPFFQLGMTDQFNSEWRSAPLGWVQFLIAADSTGGGQPFCFVHYDRAGDGLWMYSSDVGFFLGPVKPRTSSTLLDSSACSLDTVQSGPSGSSWMGFQLDLQLSLKQPMQGLKKLYMRSMDGLQLDSGWQFVGTHQVP is encoded by the coding sequence TTGCTGCTGGCCACGGCGGCGACGGCGTTCGGACAGTCGACGCCGCTGCAGTGCATCGCCAATTCGGCGACCACACCGCCACTGCGCGCTTCCGAGATTTCCGCGCGACTCGGGGAGATTGTGCTGAACTGCTCGGGCGGGACGCCCACACCGCCCGGGCAGGCAGTGCCTACGATGGACTTCCAGGTGTACTTCAATGCGAACTACACGGGGCGGACCGCGGGGGCTTTCACGGAGTCGCTGCTGCTGATCGATGAGCCCGGGCCGTTGGCGCAGGTTCCTTGCACGGGCGATCCCAGCAGTTGCGGCTGGACGGGCGGCAGTCCGGGGGTGAATGTCTTCCAGGGCAAGGTGCTGGCTCCGAATGCCATCGCGTTCTATGGAGTCCCGGTGGATCCTCCGGGCGATTTCAAGCAGAGGGTATTCCGATTCACGAATCTACGGATCAACGCCTCGGCGCTGCCGGTTTTAACAGCCGCCACCGCGACCATCACGGCTTCGGGGCTAACCGTGAAGCAGGGTGCGGAGATGATCATCGGCTATACCCAGACGGCCATGCGGGCCGGCGTGCGGAATGCGGCCGGCGACACGACGGTGAACAGCCCAACGGGGATCGAGTTCCCGAACTGCACCACGGTGACCAAGCAGCGCTTTGCGAACCTGCGCTTTTCCGAGCTGTTTGGGACAGCGCTGCAGGCGCCGAACTGGACCTACGATCCGGTGACCGGCGCCGCGGGCACGCCGAACCGGCAGGCTACGATAGGGACGCTCTACAACACGGAATCGGGTTTCTATAATCCAAACTTTCCCGCGACCAACAACCTCAATAAGGCCGGGTTGACGGACTCAGGGATACGCATGCAGGCGAACTTCAGCGGGCTGCCGGCCGGGGCGACGATTTACATTTCGACCGTGGCTGTCACGTATACCGATGGCGTGCCGGCTCCGAGTTCGGGTTCTGTTGAGCAGGCGCGGCTGATCACGAGTGCCACGGGCGCGTTTGCACCGGTGGCGGCGAGCGAAACCCTGGATGGAATCCCGGTGGCGGCGTTGCCGATCACGCAGGGATCGGCGACCGCGGTCTGGGAGGTTGTGAAAGGGAATCCCGGCTCGATCGGGGACTTCGATTTCCCGGTGTGGGTTTCGTTCCCGGGCAATAGTGTGGGGTTGGGCACGGCCAGCGTCACCATGCGACTGGGTCCGGTTTCGAGTGAGGCGGGCGCGAGCGACACGGCCTGGATGCCACGGTTTGCGGACTCGTCGACCACGTTGCCGCTGATGACGACGTTGAACATGTGTCCGGCGACGCAGTACCTGGTGACCACTTCGCCGGCGTTTCTGCCCGTAACGGTGGACGGGCAGAGCTACACATCGCCGAAGGCATTTCCCTGGCAGCCCGGCAGCACGCATACGATCAGCGTGGGTGCGGCGGTGCCTGTGGGTGTTGGAATGCGGCGGAGTTTCCTGGGCTGGAGCGACGGCGGAGCGCTGACGCACAGCATTACGGTGCCGCCGACTCCAACCACCTTCACAGCGGGATTCAAGTTGCAGTATTTGCTGGACCTGACGGTGACGCCTGCGGCGGGTGGCACGGTGACGTTGACTCCGCCTTCCACGGACCACTACTACGATCCGGCAACGAGCGTCCAGATCACGGCCAGCCTGAATCCGCTGTACAGCTTCGCGGGCTTCTCTGGGGACGTGAGCACGAGCTACTACGATCAGTCGGTGTATATGTCGGGGCCGAAGCGGGTGACAGCGACGTTTGTGAAGGCGGGAGATGTTTCTTCCACTGTGGGTGTATCGCCGGCCTCGGGCACCGGCTCTGTTGTGGAATTCTCGGCAACGTATGAAGGCTCGCAGGGCGCGGACAGCCTGAAGTGGGTGCAATTGCTGCTGGCCGCGGCGCCGGACGGGGGCGGGCAGCCGTTCTGCTTCGTCCACTATGACGTGCAAGGCAATGCGTTCTGGCTGTACTCCGATGTGTACGGATTCTTCCGCGGCCCGGTGTCACCGGGCAGTTCCTCGACGGAACTGCAGGGCTCCGCGTGCGCGTTTGACCGGGCCCTCCACCCCTATCCGATCGCAAACGGGCCGAGGTTGACCGTGCCGATGAAACTGTTCTTCAAGACAGCCGGACCGAAGAATGTGTATATGCGAGCGCTGGACATGGCGGGAGTGGACACGGGCTGGGTCCAGCGAGGCACCTGGATCCAAGAGGTCCTGCCTGCTCCGCTTCTGAACCTCAATGCAAGCACCGGAGGAGCGGCGACACCGTTCTTCCAACTGGGCATGACGGACCAGTTCAACTCGGAATGGAGATCCGCGCCGCTGGGGTGGGTGCAGTTTCTGATTGCGGCCGACTCCACGGGTGGAGGGCAACCCTTCTGCTTTGTTCACTACGACCGGGCCGGCGATGGGCTGTGGATGTACTCTTCCGACGTTGGGTTCTTCCTGGGGCCGGTGAAACCACGGACATCTTCGACTCTGCTGGACAGTTCCGCGTGCTCTCTGGATACGGTCCAATCGGGCCCGTCCGGTTCTTCCTGGATGGGTTTCCAACTCGATCTGCAGCTTTCACTGAAGCAGCCGATGCAGGGGCTGAAGAAGCTGTACATGCGATCGATGGATGGGCTGCAACTGGATTCGGGGTGGCAGTTTGTAGGGACGCACCAGGTGCCGTAG
- a CDS encoding FAD-dependent oxidoreductase — MPLKITRRAVFPLAAATALLQAQSRQSADVVIYGATPGGIGAAVAAARLGRSVILSEYADHIGGIVSNGLTNADIGKRQAVGGLFYEFTRRVLEAYTAQDKANPALQNVKLCKDGYWYEASLAEKIFHEMIGAEGGRIRLLLSHELKRTTVRSNRLTSIFLEDRAKPGSLVELTAGAFIDATYEGDLAAMAGVPFKTGRESRAEYNEPHAGRIYMKFHDSTLLPGSTGEADEATQAYCFRMHVTNVPEKRIPIEKPASYNREEYALTLEDIRAGRITKFREVIQVYAMPNGRFELNSDHVHPDTGIPRESLDLAEECWPWPTATPAQRQKIYQRYLDHNTGMIWLLQNDPEVPEALRKDASQYGWHRDEWVNNGNRPRQVYVRQGRRILGEYVLTENDGTVDPAVKRTKVQPTSIAVIEWAFDPHGHHRYDPAHPGVREGYFFVDHEPFQVPYGVVVPRKIDGLLVPVACSCSHVAYNALRMEPVFIVLGEACGVAAHLSIEHKVPPRRIPTRRLQTILAERRGVLTFYEDLPFTDPDFPALQWLGARGLNPGYRAEKAQKLSRGEAADRLTRILSFEGKKTAGPTEGAELPLTAEVLAGWLKAAGYAAGSEPNGPLDVAGFARMVYGALRPKV; from the coding sequence ATGCCTCTTAAGATTACTCGCAGGGCAGTATTCCCTCTTGCCGCAGCCACGGCCTTGCTGCAGGCCCAATCGCGCCAGAGCGCGGATGTCGTGATTTATGGGGCTACGCCCGGAGGCATCGGCGCCGCCGTGGCAGCTGCCCGGTTGGGACGCTCCGTCATCCTGAGCGAGTATGCCGACCATATCGGCGGGATCGTCTCCAATGGATTGACCAACGCCGATATCGGCAAGCGGCAGGCGGTAGGCGGTCTGTTCTACGAGTTCACGCGCCGCGTGTTGGAGGCTTACACCGCCCAGGACAAGGCAAATCCGGCGCTGCAGAACGTGAAGCTGTGCAAGGACGGGTACTGGTATGAGGCCAGCCTGGCGGAGAAGATCTTCCACGAGATGATCGGTGCCGAGGGCGGGCGGATCCGGCTGCTGCTGAGCCATGAGCTGAAGCGGACGACCGTTCGTTCGAACCGGTTGACCTCGATCTTCCTGGAAGACCGGGCGAAGCCGGGCTCGCTGGTGGAGCTGACGGCGGGCGCCTTCATCGACGCGACGTATGAGGGTGACCTGGCGGCGATGGCCGGGGTTCCGTTCAAGACCGGACGGGAGAGCCGGGCGGAGTACAACGAGCCGCACGCCGGGCGGATCTACATGAAGTTCCACGACAGCACGCTGCTGCCGGGGTCGACGGGTGAGGCGGACGAGGCGACGCAGGCGTACTGTTTCCGGATGCATGTGACGAACGTGCCGGAGAAGCGGATCCCGATCGAGAAGCCGGCGAGCTACAACCGGGAGGAGTACGCGCTGACGCTGGAGGATATCCGGGCGGGCCGCATTACGAAGTTCCGCGAGGTGATCCAGGTCTACGCGATGCCGAACGGGCGGTTCGAGCTGAACAGCGACCATGTGCATCCGGACACTGGCATTCCGCGCGAGTCGCTGGATCTGGCGGAGGAGTGCTGGCCATGGCCGACGGCGACTCCGGCACAGCGGCAGAAGATCTACCAGCGGTATCTGGACCACAACACCGGCATGATCTGGCTGCTGCAGAACGATCCGGAGGTGCCGGAGGCGCTGCGAAAGGACGCGAGCCAGTACGGCTGGCACCGCGATGAGTGGGTGAACAACGGGAACAGGCCGCGTCAGGTGTATGTGCGGCAGGGGCGGCGGATTCTGGGCGAGTACGTGCTGACGGAGAACGACGGGACAGTGGATCCGGCGGTGAAGCGGACGAAGGTGCAGCCCACGTCGATCGCGGTGATCGAGTGGGCGTTCGACCCGCATGGGCACCACCGCTATGATCCGGCGCATCCGGGCGTGCGCGAGGGCTATTTCTTTGTGGACCACGAGCCATTCCAGGTGCCGTACGGGGTGGTGGTGCCGCGCAAGATTGATGGCCTGCTGGTGCCGGTGGCGTGCTCGTGCAGCCATGTGGCTTATAATGCGCTGCGGATGGAGCCGGTGTTCATCGTGCTGGGTGAGGCTTGCGGGGTGGCTGCGCACCTGTCGATTGAGCACAAGGTACCGCCGCGGCGGATTCCGACACGGCGGCTGCAGACGATTCTGGCGGAGCGGCGCGGGGTGCTGACGTTCTATGAAGACCTGCCGTTTACCGATCCGGACTTCCCTGCCCTGCAATGGCTGGGGGCGCGGGGGTTGAATCCGGGGTACCGGGCGGAGAAGGCGCAGAAGTTGAGCCGGGGCGAGGCAGCGGACCGGCTGACACGGATCCTGTCGTTTGAGGGAAAGAAGACGGCTGGACCGACGGAAGGGGCGGAACTGCCGTTGACGGCCGAAGTGCTGGCGGGTTGGTTGAAGGCGGCCGGTTATGCAGCGGGTAGTGAACCCAACGGGCCTCTGGATGTGGCCGGATTCGCGCGGATGGTGTACGGGGCGCTGCGGCCCAAGGTCTAG